In Suricata suricatta isolate VVHF042 chromosome 14, meerkat_22Aug2017_6uvM2_HiC, whole genome shotgun sequence, one DNA window encodes the following:
- the CLDN5 gene encoding claudin-5, protein MGSAALEILGLVLCLVGWVGLILACGLPMWQVTAFLDHNIVTAQTTWKGLWMSCVVQSTGHMQCKVYDSVLALSTEVQAARALTVGAVLLALVALFVTLAGAQCTTCVAPGPAKARVALTGGALYALCGLLALVPLCWFANIVVREFYDPTVPVSQKYELGAALYIGWAASALLMCGGGLVCCGAWVCAGRPDFSFPVKYSAPRRPTASGDYDKKNYV, encoded by the coding sequence ATGGGGTCGGCCGCGCTGGAGATCCTCGGCCTGGTGCTGTGCCTGGTGGGCTGGGTGGGCCTGATCCTGGCGTGCGGGCTGCCCATGTGGCAGGTGACTGCCTTCCTGGACCACAACATCGTGACAGCGCAGACCACCTGGAAGGGGCTGTGGATGTCGTGCGTGGTGCAGAGCACCGGGCACATGCAATGCAAGGTGTACGATTCAGTGCTGGCGCTGAGCACCGAGGTGCAGGCGGCGCGGGCGCTCACCGTGGGCGCAGTGCTGCTGGCGCTCGTTGCGCTCTTCGTGACCCTGGCGGGCGCGCAGTGCACTACCTGCGTGGCCCCCGGCCCGGCCAAGGCGCGCGTGGCCCTCACCGGCGGCGCGCTCTACGCCCTCTGCGGGCTGCTGGCGCTCGTTCCGCTCTGCTGGTTTGCCAAcatcgtggtccgtgagttctaCGATCCGACCGTGCCCGTGTCGCAGAAGTACGAGCTGGGCGCGGCGCTGTACATCGGCTGGGCGGCATCCGCGCTGCTCATGTGCGGCGGCGGCCTCGTATGCTGCGGCGCCTGGGTCTGCGCTGGCCGCCCCGACTTCAGCTTCCCCGTGAAGTACTCCGCTCCGCGGCGGCCCACGGCCAGCGGCGATTATGACAAGAAGAACTATGTTTGA